One Stratiformator vulcanicus genomic window, ATTTTCGGATTCACCCGCGATCTCCAACACATTCTCGGACAAAAAGGCGCCACCCACGTCATTTTGGCAATGGAGAGCGACGGACCCGGCAAACGGGCCGAACTCTACGAAGAGTACAAAGCCAATCGCACCGAAATGCCGGAAGATTTGCGGTTGCAGATTCCTCGCATTCTGGAAGTCGGCGAAGCGTTCGGGATTCCGGTCGTCAGTCACGCCGGCTGGGAAGCCGATGACGTGATTGCCACGCTGTCAACGCGGGCCGTCGCAGACGGCTTCGAGGTGCGTATCGTCACGTCCGACAAAGACGCCCGGCAATTGCTCGGCCCGCAGGTCAAGCTCTACAACTGCCGCAAGCAGTCGTTTCTCGGCACGGAGGAACTCGCCGCCGATTGGGGCATCCGGCCCGATCAGGTGACCTGCTTCCAAGGCCTGACCGGCGACGCCACCGACAACATCCCCGGCGTCCCCAAGATCGGGCCGAAGACCGCCACGAAGCTGCTTGACGATTATCACACCCTCGAAGGTGTCCTCGAACATGCCGAGGAGGTCTCGCGCAAACAGGCGCGGGAGAACCTGCTCAAATATGCCGACCAGGCGCGCGTCAGTAAGGAACTGGCGACGTTGCAGACCGACTTGCCGATCGATTTCGAATGGGAGTCGGCGGCGATCTCTGAACCGGATCACGAGAAGTTGATCGAGCTCTTCACGGAATTCGGTTTCAAAAGGTTCAGCGAAGAAGCCCGAGCCACGATGCAGGGGAAAACGAACGATCCGACTGCCGCAGCAGAAGATCAAAAGTACGAATGGAACATTATCAGCACACCCGCGGCGCTGAAGAAATTCGCGACGCAGATCAGCCGGCAGAAACACCTTTGCATCGACCTCGAAACCACCGATCTGAACGCCACGGAAGCGGAGATCGTCGGTTGGGCCGTTTGCTGGGAAGCGGGGACCGGCTATTACCTGCCGGTGCAATCGCCCGACGGCGAACAGACGCTCGATCCGCAAGCGGTCATCGACCTGTTTCGCCCGATCCTGGCCGACCCGAAGGTTCAAATATCCAATCAGAATCTGAAATACGATCTGATCGTGCTCCGCAAGCACGACATCGAGGTCGAGACCGACTCGATCGGCGTCGATCCGATGGTCGGGGACTATCTCCTCAACGCGGGCGAGCGCAGCCACAGCCTCGACACGCTGGCCCGCCGGCACCTCAATCGTGAGGTCATCCCGATCAGCGACCTGATCGGTAAAGGTAAACAGCAAAAGAAGATGTTCGAGGTCGAGGTCGAAAAAGCTGCCGAATACGCGGCTGAGGACGCTGTAGTGGCGTTCCAACTGGCGTCCGTGATTGGAGACAAGCTCAAGCAGGAAGAGTTGTGGGATCTCTACTGGGATCTGGAGCGACCACTTATTCCGGTGCTGGTCGAGATGGAGTCAAACGGCGTGCGAGTGAACGTCGAGGAGCTCGGTCGGCAAAGCGCCGCACTCGA contains:
- the polA gene encoding DNA polymerase I gives rise to the protein MKKLLYLIDTFSLVFQVFHAIPRMTAPKGEPTNAIFGFTRDLQHILGQKGATHVILAMESDGPGKRAELYEEYKANRTEMPEDLRLQIPRILEVGEAFGIPVVSHAGWEADDVIATLSTRAVADGFEVRIVTSDKDARQLLGPQVKLYNCRKQSFLGTEELAADWGIRPDQVTCFQGLTGDATDNIPGVPKIGPKTATKLLDDYHTLEGVLEHAEEVSRKQARENLLKYADQARVSKELATLQTDLPIDFEWESAAISEPDHEKLIELFTEFGFKRFSEEARATMQGKTNDPTAAAEDQKYEWNIISTPAALKKFATQISRQKHLCIDLETTDLNATEAEIVGWAVCWEAGTGYYLPVQSPDGEQTLDPQAVIDLFRPILADPKVQISNQNLKYDLIVLRKHDIEVETDSIGVDPMVGDYLLNAGERSHSLDTLARRHLNREVIPISDLIGKGKQQKKMFEVEVEKAAEYAAEDAVVAFQLASVIGDKLKQEELWDLYWDLERPLIPVLVEMESNGVRVNVEELGRQSAALDSRIAQLQIEIYELAGHEFNIASPKQLQQVLFEELKLPVVKRTKTGPSTDADVLDKLASKHELPARIIAHRQLAKLKGTYLDALPKLVNPLTGNIHASFNQVVAATGRLSSSDPNLQNIPIRTEEGRLVRKAFIPSREDWVLVCADYSQIELRVLAHFSGDESLQSAFRDGRDIHAAVAAEIYGVNEDDVTREMRGVAKTVNFGVIYGQSAYGLSDTLGIPQEEAAAFIDQYLARYSGVAEFITETLQKVRVSGYAETILGRRREINGIRPKVFGQMNLPERTAFNTVIQGSAADLIKRAMINLYERLKKEQRPDRMLLQIHDELVLETPSDEREAAGAIVREEMEAAMELAVPLVVDLGFAQSWYDAK